From one Rhodamnia argentea isolate NSW1041297 chromosome 1, ASM2092103v1, whole genome shotgun sequence genomic stretch:
- the LOC115748710 gene encoding protein SIEVE ELEMENT OCCLUSION B-like, producing MAGRLISAVLGGSQQRTKQPDQGLLNSLLPVFDDDKFMKQMVDTHAPDEGDVDVQALFALVENTLKGSTAIVDNVVNPNKASSAPASTPEFKPAKEGFTPPLSTISEVTCQITCKALDNKNVRETMSVIFHELSSYSLVAKAVVTLSSLALYYGDFWRLARIEPSDKLAQSMAVLKGLPAITKPLEPQKIQVFGVLNDLIKTTLEMTQCIVEFDHDSKDVPELAKVIDITSTVYQIIITVLGCSIQFTALITTIPADESKGRDLPAFARKVNMIHHSIKRQLEEFKLKKEEIREYQRLQRLFNAPTDNVELIKALFYTKDGPQPLYRGSKKTTDKIECLRRKNVLLLISDLKLSSHDLSILVKIYNEPKFQESHEILWIPVMDQEGEDLPNIFEKLQSQMPWCSMHHPTLVNKVAIKIIKEKWHFRNEPIVVVLDPQGKVESQNAMSMIRMWGFNAFPFTDGVVTTLWRSREISWFELLVNDSIAPGVQAAIKSEKLIFLYGGEDTKGVAEVEVYLKKIIEDGNSIVACNVGKIQLFWTRLESCMFSMLQGKADILDPLLQDVLKLYTNFKKDGGFALLTKGTRVVINTPLASASKVLVQYDTWKKQVNVDGKTFDVVLKEHHDKVVAPQTCHHFYIPNMVGYVPENVKCPVCPRVMKNIVKFECCHGAH from the exons ATGGCAGGCCGGCTCATCTCGGCGGTCCTCGGCGGCTCTCAGCAGCGAACCAAGCAGCCTGACCAGGGACTCCTCAACAGCCTGCTCCCCGTCTTCGACGACGACAAGTTCATGAAGCAGATGGTCGACACCCACGCCCCCGACGAGGGCGACGTCGACGTTCAGGCCCTCTTCGCCCTCGTCGAGAACACCCTCAAAGGCTCGACCGCCATTGTCGACAATGTGGTTAACCCGAACAAG GCAAGCTCGGCACCAGCTTCGACCCCGGAATTTAAGCCTGCGAAGGAGGGTTTCACTCCCCCTCTGTCGACAATTAGTGAAGTTACTTGCCAG ATTACGTGCAAAGCCTTGGACAATAAGAATGTGCGCGAAACGATGTCCGTGATCTTCCACGAGCTATCGAGCTACTCATTGGTCGCCAAGGCCGTCGTCACGCTGTCGTCCTTGGCACTGTACTACGGCGACTTCTGGCGGCTCGCCCGGATCGAGCCCTCGGACAAGCTGGCACAGTCCATGGCCGTCTTGAAGGGGTTACCTGCAATCACGAAGCCGCTCGAGCCACAGAAGATCCAGGTGTTTGGAGTGCTCAATGACTTGATCAAGACCACGCTCGAAATGACTCAGTGCATCGTGGAGTTCGACCACGACAGCAAGGATGTTCCGGAGCTGGCCAAGGTCATCGACATTACTTCCACCGTTTATCAGATCATCATCACTGTCCTCGGTTGCTCCATCCAGTTCACTGCCCTTATCACTACTATACCGGCCGACGA GTCGAAGGGACGAGATCTTCCGGCATTCGCTCGCAAAGTGAACATGATTCACCACAGCATCAAGAGGCAGCTGGAGGAGTTTAAGCTAAAAAAGG AGGAGATTAGAGAGTACCAGAGGCTGCAGCGGCTTTTTAACGCGCCTACGGACAATGTGGAGCTCATTAAGGCGCTGTTTTACACCAAGGACGGTCCTCAGCCGCTTTACCGTGGCTCCAAGAAGACCACG GATAAGATCGAATGCCTCAGGAGGAAGAATGTGTTGCTGCTCATCTCTGACCTGAAGCTATCCTCCCATGACCTCTCCATCCTCGTGAAGATCTACAACGAGCCCAAGTTCCAGGAGAGTCACGAGATTCTGTGGATCCCGGTCATGGACCAGGAGGGCGAGGACCTGCCCAACATTTTCGAGAAACTACAGTCCCAGATGCCGTGGTGCTCGATGCACCACCCGACCCTGGTAAACAAGGTGGCCATCAAGATCATCAAGGAGAAGTGGCACTTCAGGAATGAGCCCATCGTGGTGGTGCTGGATCCGCAAGGGAAGGTTGAGTCCCAGAACGCGATGAGCATGATTAGGATGTGGGGGTTTAATGCGTTTCCCTTCACGGACGGCGTGGTGACAACCCTTTGGAGAAGCCGCGAAATCAGCTGGTTCGAGCTCCTTGTGAATGACTCCATAGCCCCTGGCGTGCAGGCTGCG ATCAAATCGGAGAAGCTCATTTTCTTGTACGGAGGTGAAGACACAAAGGGCGTGGCCGAAGTAGAAGTGTACCTGAAGAAGATCATCGAGGACGGTAACTCCATTGTGGCATGCAACGTCGGGAAGATTCAGCTCTTCTGGACTCGCCTCGAGAGCTGCATGTTCTCCATGTTGCAGGGGAAAGCGGACATCCTCGACCCGCTGCTGCAAGACGTCCTCAAGCTCTACACCAACTTCAAGAAGGATGGCGGGTTCGCCCTCCTCACGAAGGGTACCCGCGTCGTGATCAACACGCCCTTGGCCTCCGCGTCGAAGGTGCTGGTCCAGTACGATACCTGGAAGAAGCAAGTGAATGTGGACGGCAAGACCTTCGACGTCGTGCTCAAGGAGCACCACGACAAGGTGGTGGCTCCCCAGACGTGCCACCACTTCTACATCCCAAACATGGTCGGGTACGTCCCGGAGAATGTGAAGTGCCCGGTTTGCCCCCGCGTGATGAAGAACATTGTGAAGTTTGAGTGCTGCCATGGTGCACATTAG